Sequence from the Actinocatenispora sera genome:
ATCACATAGACGCCGTCAATGCCATCACGCGACATCGTCGGTCTCTGGACGGCCGGACACGCTCGGTCGATCCGGGCTTTGCGCAGGTCAGCTAGGGTTTATGGCCGCCGCAAGGTGCGGCCGGAGAGACCGCGAAGGACACGATGTTGGGACCCGATCCGACCGCCGTACACCCGCTGGCCGCGCACGAGCGGGTGGTGTTCCTCAAGCCGCTGGTGACCGCACCGCACCTCGTCGTCGGCGAGTACACCTACTACGACGACCCGGACGACGCCACGAACTTCGAGACCCGCAACGTGCTCTACGCGTACGGGCCAGAGCGGTTGATCATCGGGAAATACTGCGCGATCGCCACCGGGACCAGGTTCCTGATGGCCGGCGCGGCCCATCCGACCGTGGGCGTCTCGACCTACCCGTTCACCATGTTCGGCGGCCGGTGGACCGAGCAGACGCTGGACATCGTCACCTCGATGCCCAGCCGCGGCGACACCGTCATCGGCAACGACGTCTGGATCGGCTACCAGGCGACGATCATGCCCGGCGTGACGATCGGTGACGGCGCGATCATCGCCGCCGGCTCCCTGGTCACCGGCGACGTGGCGCCGTACACGATCGTCGGCGGCAACCCGGCGAAACCGATCCGGCAGCGGTACGACGACGCCGACGTCGAGCGGCTGCGCCGGGCCGCGTGGT
This genomic interval carries:
- a CDS encoding CatB-related O-acetyltransferase, translating into MLGPDPTAVHPLAAHERVVFLKPLVTAPHLVVGEYTYYDDPDDATNFETRNVLYAYGPERLIIGKYCAIATGTRFLMAGAAHPTVGVSTYPFTMFGGRWTEQTLDIVTSMPSRGDTVIGNDVWIGYQATIMPGVTIGDGAIIAAGSLVTGDVAPYTIVGGNPAKPIRQRYDDADVERLRRAAWWDWPVELVTEHARTIMAGTPADIARIAADRAQ